A window from Chlamydia gallinacea 08-1274/3 encodes these proteins:
- a CDS encoding nucleotide exchange factor GrpE codes for MTETSNQNEENNPSDAPTPESEIHDLQQEIAALKAELKEKNDKYLLVLAESENTRKRMQKERQEMMQYAVENALLDFLVPVENMGKALEFTSQMSDEIKNWALGFNMILQQFKQVFEDKGIVEYSSLGQKFNPFLHEAVETEETTAIAEGTIIEEFAKGYKIGDRPIRVAKVKVAKAPSPKNTEEIEK; via the coding sequence ATGACAGAAACCTCAAACCAAAATGAGGAGAACAACCCCTCCGATGCACCTACACCAGAAAGTGAGATTCATGACTTGCAGCAAGAAATTGCAGCACTAAAAGCAGAATTAAAAGAAAAAAATGATAAATATTTACTGGTTCTCGCAGAATCAGAAAACACACGGAAGCGCATGCAAAAAGAACGTCAAGAAATGATGCAATACGCTGTAGAAAACGCTCTTTTAGATTTTTTGGTTCCTGTGGAAAATATGGGAAAAGCCTTAGAATTTACCTCACAAATGTCTGATGAAATTAAAAATTGGGCTCTGGGGTTCAATATGATTTTACAACAGTTTAAACAGGTATTTGAGGATAAAGGGATTGTTGAATACTCCTCTCTAGGCCAAAAATTTAATCCTTTTTTACACGAAGCAGTAGAAACAGAAGAAACTACAGCAATTGCAGAAGGGACTATTATAGAAGAATTTGCCAAAGGTTATAAAATTGGAGACCGCCCTATTCGCGTGGCTAAAGTTAAGGTAGCTAAAGCACCCTCGCCTAAAAACACAGAAGAAATAGAAAAATAA
- a CDS encoding DUF502 domain-containing protein, whose protein sequence is MKKYFITGLVILLPLAITLAIVGMIINFLTQPFVGLVSDFFERISFYSKHKALLKIVLQIILLFGLFFATVLLGFLARLMIFKSLLSIYDKILHRIPIIKTVYKAAQQVMTTIFGSQSRSFKQVVLVPFPNPQVHCIGLVAGDAPYICSDDPEDPMITVFIPTTPNPTSGFLTLFKKSDITFLDMKIEDAFKYVISCGVLTASSETPCSPITEALSSKS, encoded by the coding sequence ATGAAAAAGTACTTTATCACAGGACTAGTCATCCTTCTACCTTTAGCAATTACTCTCGCTATTGTTGGAATGATTATCAATTTTCTCACACAACCTTTTGTCGGGTTAGTTTCTGATTTTTTTGAACGCATCAGCTTTTACTCCAAACACAAAGCTCTATTAAAAATAGTTCTGCAAATCATCCTACTCTTTGGTTTATTCTTTGCAACAGTCCTTTTAGGATTCCTTGCTCGACTCATGATTTTCAAATCGTTACTCTCTATTTACGATAAAATACTTCATCGCATTCCTATAATAAAAACTGTATACAAAGCTGCTCAACAAGTCATGACCACTATTTTCGGATCGCAATCCCGATCCTTTAAACAAGTTGTCCTTGTCCCCTTCCCTAATCCCCAAGTACACTGCATTGGCTTAGTTGCTGGAGATGCTCCCTATATTTGTTCCGATGATCCCGAAGACCCTATGATTACTGTCTTCATACCCACAACCCCTAACCCTACCTCAGGATTTCTCACTCTATTTAAAAAATCTGATATCACTTTCTTAGATATGAAAATCGAAGATGCATTTAAATATGTGATTTCTTGCGGAGTATTAACTGCAAGCTCGGAAACCCCTTGTTCCCCTATTACCGAAGCGCTTAGTAGCAAATCCTAA
- the ybeY gene encoding rRNA maturation RNase YbeY, which produces MKKSVTKVYVYNRQRDVPICLRSVKKLVICCLQYWGIVTNQVYIYFLEDKALAHLHNEIFSDPSLTDTITLPMDAPQSQASPHVLGEAFISPRAAQRFLKHRANDVDILYEEISRYVVHSLLHMIGYDDQTPEERKKMRVKENQALCMLREKRALVIS; this is translated from the coding sequence TTGAAAAAGTCTGTCACTAAGGTTTATGTGTATAATAGGCAAAGAGATGTACCTATTTGCCTTCGTTCCGTAAAAAAGTTAGTTATTTGTTGTCTACAGTATTGGGGAATTGTTACTAATCAGGTATACATTTATTTTTTAGAAGATAAGGCTTTAGCCCATCTTCATAATGAAATATTTTCCGATCCCTCATTAACAGATACAATTACCTTACCCATGGATGCTCCACAATCACAAGCTAGTCCCCATGTTTTAGGTGAAGCATTTATCAGTCCTAGAGCCGCGCAACGCTTTCTAAAACATCGTGCAAATGATGTAGATATATTATATGAAGAAATTTCCCGCTACGTGGTTCACTCCCTGCTCCATATGATAGGTTATGATGACCAAACTCCCGAGGAACGCAAAAAAATGAGAGTTAAAGAAAATCAAGCCCTATGTATGTTAAGAGAAAAACGCGCCCTTGTGATAAGTTAA
- a CDS encoding small basic protein: protein MSRHRSYGKSIKGDTKRNVLKRFERIEVLRKLGRWNDATAKRVTGLPKTPVVK, encoded by the coding sequence ATGTCTCGACATCGTAGTTATGGCAAATCTATTAAAGGAGATACTAAAAGAAACGTTCTTAAGCGTTTTGAAAGAATTGAGGTTCTCCGTAAACTTGGTCGATGGAATGATGCTACAGCAAAAAGAGTCACAGGGCTTCCTAAAACTCCTGTGGTTAAATAG
- a CDS encoding anti-sigma factor antagonist: MNNIQKEEHGTTTVFHLQGKLDGISSPEVQEIISQSLSEGAKNIILNCSNLDYMSSAGIRMLLQSYHQVGKNAGKIVLTSVPKTIEQTLYVTGFLSYFKMFDSVQEALQTLGKDED; this comes from the coding sequence ATGAATAACATCCAAAAAGAAGAACATGGAACAACAACCGTTTTCCATCTTCAGGGAAAACTCGATGGAATTTCCTCCCCAGAAGTACAGGAAATTATTTCACAATCCCTATCTGAAGGAGCAAAAAACATTATCCTCAACTGCTCAAACTTAGACTATATGTCCAGTGCAGGCATCCGTATGCTATTACAAAGTTATCATCAAGTGGGGAAAAATGCAGGGAAAATTGTTTTAACCTCTGTCCCCAAAACTATAGAACAAACCTTATACGTTACAGGATTCCTTTCCTATTTCAAAATGTTTGACAGTGTACAAGAAGCATTACAAACACTAGGCAAAGACGAAGATTGA
- a CDS encoding ribonuclease R family protein gives MKKRRSKKIFKKHTKQILISGTLFVHGKKGFGFVSPDHPDEYPFDIFIPARDLKGALDGDHVIVSLLPSSKKGEKRKGVIHEVLSRGKTILVGTITSLLNATTALVCVNALGPDTPVQATLLPKRSYKLGDRILLSTPEWKKKNESKANPPLKMLEFIGNISNAKSDFLCIKAEYGIEEDFPEAVIEETTHFSQKHISQALRSRKDLRDLLCFTIDSITAKDFDDAVSLTYDNNNNYILGVHIADVSHYVTPHSALDKEASKRCNSIYFPGKVVPMLPSALSDNLCSLKPNVDRLAVSVFMTFTKAGHLSNYEIFRSVIRSKYRMTYDEVNEIIKKKQAHPISKTLQEMAKLSKKFSDLREQRGCIHLELPSFTISLDNLQEPVALVETRQTLAHKLIEEFMLKANEVIAYHISHQGVPLPFRIHESPNDEHLLSFQEMAKAMGFTIPVTPEQEPDYQYLLQTISKGHPLEPILHSQFVRSMKTASYSTENKGHYGLKLDFYTHFTSPIRRYIDLIVHRLLFHPLSIEETRLEHIVRACSTQERVTAKAEFAFETLKKTRFLSQFLKEQPDTTYTAYIITTNPEGIAFTVPEFFQEGFIPAAQLPKEYTIKKKTSPEDLPSKIRPGAKISVRLISVDLLRQTITWALVKKTTTIIPKTHKTKSRKKKIK, from the coding sequence ATAAAAAAAAGAAGATCAAAAAAAATCTTTAAAAAACATACTAAGCAAATCCTAATTTCAGGAACTTTATTCGTTCATGGAAAAAAAGGTTTCGGATTTGTTTCTCCTGACCATCCCGATGAGTATCCCTTTGATATCTTTATTCCCGCAAGAGATCTTAAAGGAGCTCTAGATGGAGACCATGTTATTGTTTCTCTTCTCCCCAGCTCGAAAAAAGGAGAAAAAAGAAAGGGAGTAATTCACGAAGTCCTCTCCAGAGGAAAAACTATTCTCGTGGGGACAATTACTTCTTTACTAAATGCAACAACAGCTCTTGTCTGCGTCAATGCTTTGGGACCAGATACGCCCGTACAAGCTACTCTCCTTCCTAAGCGTTCCTATAAACTTGGAGATCGAATACTTCTCAGCACTCCCGAATGGAAGAAAAAAAACGAATCCAAAGCCAATCCCCCATTAAAAATGCTGGAATTCATTGGAAATATTTCTAATGCAAAATCAGATTTTCTCTGCATCAAAGCAGAATACGGCATCGAAGAAGATTTTCCCGAAGCCGTGATTGAAGAAACTACGCATTTCTCTCAAAAACACATTAGTCAAGCCCTACGATCTAGAAAAGATCTTCGTGATCTTCTATGTTTCACTATCGACTCCATTACTGCTAAAGATTTTGATGACGCCGTCTCCCTAACTTATGACAATAATAATAACTATATCCTCGGTGTACATATTGCTGATGTTTCTCATTATGTCACTCCGCACTCAGCCTTGGATAAAGAAGCTAGTAAGCGATGCAACTCGATTTATTTCCCAGGCAAAGTAGTTCCCATGTTACCCTCAGCTCTTTCTGATAACCTCTGCAGCTTAAAACCGAATGTTGATAGACTTGCCGTCTCAGTATTCATGACATTCACAAAAGCAGGACACCTCTCGAACTATGAGATATTTCGTAGCGTTATCCGTAGCAAATACCGTATGACGTATGACGAAGTTAATGAGATTATCAAGAAAAAACAAGCACATCCCATTTCTAAAACTCTGCAAGAAATGGCAAAACTAAGTAAAAAATTCTCTGATCTCCGAGAACAACGTGGGTGTATCCATCTCGAACTACCGTCATTTACTATCTCCTTAGATAACCTTCAAGAGCCTGTAGCTCTAGTAGAAACGCGACAAACACTAGCACATAAACTCATAGAAGAATTCATGTTAAAAGCTAATGAAGTGATCGCTTATCATATCTCACATCAAGGCGTTCCACTCCCATTTCGAATTCATGAGTCCCCTAATGATGAACACCTTCTCTCCTTCCAAGAAATGGCCAAAGCCATGGGATTTACTATTCCCGTGACCCCCGAACAAGAACCAGATTACCAGTACCTTCTACAAACAATCTCTAAAGGACATCCTTTAGAACCTATCCTTCACTCACAATTTGTACGAAGTATGAAAACAGCTTCTTACTCTACGGAAAATAAAGGACATTACGGACTAAAACTGGACTTCTACACTCACTTCACTAGCCCAATCCGTCGCTATATCGACCTCATTGTCCATCGCCTACTCTTCCATCCCCTATCTATAGAAGAAACACGCTTAGAACATATCGTACGCGCCTGCTCAACACAAGAACGTGTCACAGCGAAAGCCGAATTTGCATTTGAAACTCTAAAAAAAACACGCTTCCTCAGCCAATTTTTAAAAGAACAACCAGACACTACCTATACAGCATATATCATTACAACCAACCCCGAAGGAATTGCATTCACAGTTCCCGAATTTTTCCAAGAAGGCTTTATACCTGCAGCCCAACTACCTAAAGAGTATACCATTAAAAAGAAAACATCCCCCGAGGATCTCCCAAGTAAAATACGTCCAGGAGCCAAAATTTCTGTACGCTTAATATCTGTGGATCTTCTAAGACAAACGATTACCTGGGCTTTAGTTAAAAAAACGACAACGATCATCCCGAAAACACACAAAACAAAAAGTCGAAAAAAGAAAATAAAATAA
- a CDS encoding DNA-3-methyladenine glycosylase: MLPKNFFLHEDVLYIAKELLGHLLVTKIAGELTSGFIIETEAYRGPDDKACHAYNYKKTARNAAMYSAGGIAYLYRCYGIHTLFNVVTGKKGFPHAVLIRAILPYEGENIMIKRRQWENKPRHLLTNGPGKVCQALSLTLHHNMHLLTSPTIHISTTKITGTIVQTPRIGIDYAEEYRDLPWRFVLTHPEKTT, translated from the coding sequence ATGCTTCCCAAAAATTTTTTTCTTCACGAGGATGTACTCTACATTGCAAAAGAACTTCTTGGTCATCTTCTTGTCACGAAAATAGCAGGGGAACTTACTTCTGGTTTTATCATAGAAACCGAAGCATACCGAGGCCCCGATGACAAAGCGTGCCACGCCTATAATTACAAAAAAACAGCAAGAAACGCCGCGATGTACTCCGCTGGAGGTATTGCTTACCTTTACCGCTGTTATGGCATACACACATTATTTAATGTAGTGACAGGGAAAAAAGGTTTCCCCCACGCTGTTCTTATTCGTGCTATCCTTCCCTATGAGGGAGAAAATATTATGATCAAAAGAAGACAATGGGAAAACAAACCCCGTCATCTTCTTACCAATGGCCCAGGGAAAGTCTGCCAGGCCTTGAGCTTAACTCTTCATCACAACATGCATCTGCTAACATCTCCTACAATACACATCAGCACAACGAAAATCACAGGAACAATCGTACAAACTCCACGTATAGGCATCGATTATGCTGAAGAATATCGTGATCTTCCGTGGAGATTCGTTCTTACTCACCCAGAAAAAACGACCTAA
- a CDS encoding hemolysin family protein, producing MLYYLLAICILVLLFSISLSEESLSKEPEYTPKKEKRTHVSALSSNAPQLLSALLLSAYGILGVLIYISTPKIQRFSLVFWITYILAAPLAYGFLPYVIRLPNKIHSSLCGLSQFLQTLCFLFYRAIPKKKSISTIYVSQEKNQLSEALQSFDKLIVREIMIPKVDIFALPEDTPIRNVFPAIIEEGYSRIPLYKKNIDNITGILLVKDLLTTDSLFLHSSQPIASVAKPPLYTPEIKKVSSLLQDFRQKHRHLAVVVNEYGITEGIVSMEDIIEEIFGEISDEYDVQEDLPYKKIGNSWIVDGRMNISEAEEHFNLKIDHENSYDTLGGHVFHKVGAVPKKGMKIHHENFDIEIMTCSERSVGKLKITPRKKKASSH from the coding sequence ATGCTGTATTATTTATTAGCAATTTGTATCCTTGTTCTTCTTTTTTCTATCTCTCTTTCTGAAGAATCCTTATCCAAAGAACCTGAATATACACCTAAAAAAGAAAAACGCACTCATGTCTCCGCGCTTTCTTCTAATGCCCCTCAACTCCTATCAGCTTTGCTACTAAGCGCTTACGGCATCCTGGGAGTCCTCATATATATTTCTACACCGAAAATACAACGATTCTCCTTAGTTTTCTGGATCACATACATACTAGCAGCGCCACTGGCTTATGGATTTCTTCCCTATGTAATACGACTACCTAACAAAATACACTCTTCCTTATGTGGTCTCTCCCAATTTTTACAAACCCTGTGCTTTCTTTTTTACCGTGCGATTCCTAAAAAGAAATCTATTTCAACAATCTATGTATCCCAAGAAAAAAATCAACTATCCGAAGCTTTACAGTCTTTTGATAAACTCATTGTCCGGGAAATCATGATTCCCAAAGTCGATATTTTCGCTCTTCCAGAAGATACACCGATCCGCAACGTTTTCCCAGCAATTATAGAAGAAGGCTATAGCCGCATCCCCTTATATAAAAAAAATATCGACAATATTACAGGAATCCTATTAGTCAAAGACCTTCTCACTACGGATTCTCTTTTCCTACACTCCTCACAACCTATAGCCTCTGTAGCTAAGCCTCCTCTCTACACTCCAGAAATCAAAAAAGTTTCCTCCCTCTTACAAGATTTTCGTCAAAAACACAGGCATCTTGCAGTCGTAGTCAATGAGTATGGAATTACCGAGGGAATTGTTAGCATGGAAGATATTATCGAAGAAATTTTTGGAGAAATTTCTGATGAATACGATGTACAAGAAGATCTCCCCTACAAAAAAATAGGAAATTCCTGGATCGTAGATGGTCGCATGAATATTTCTGAAGCTGAAGAACATTTTAACCTAAAAATTGATCATGAAAATAGCTATGATACTCTAGGAGGCCATGTATTTCATAAAGTAGGCGCTGTCCCCAAAAAAGGCATGAAAATTCATCATGAAAATTTCGATATTGAAATCATGACCTGCTCGGAACGTAGCGTAGGGAAACTGAAAATTACTCCAAGAAAAAAGAAAGCCTCATCACACTGA
- the dnaK gene encoding molecular chaperone DnaK, which yields MSEQKKSSKIIGIDLGTTNSCVSVMEGGQAKVITSSEGTRTTPSIVAFKGNEKLVGIPAKRQAITNPEKTLASTKRFIGRKYSEVESEIKTVPYKVTSGKQGDAVFDVDGRLYTPEEIGAQVLIKMKETAEAYLGEPVSEAVITVPAYFNDAQRASTKDAGRIAGLEVKRIIPEPTAAALAYGIDKAGDKKIAVFDLGGGTFDISILEIGDGVFEVLSTNGDTHLGGDDFDNVIIKWMISEFQKQEGIDLSKDNMALQRLKDAAEKAKIELSGMSSTEINQPFITMDASGPKHLALTLTRAQFEKLAADLIERTKAPCMKALQDAKLSASDIDDVLLVGGMSRMPAVQVVVKEIFGKEPNKSVNPDEVVAIGAAIQGGVLGGEVKDVLLLDVIPLSLGIETLGGVMTPLVERNTTIPTQKKQIFSTATDNQPAVTIVVLQGERPMAKDNKEIGRFDLTDIPPAPRGHPQIEVTFDIDANGILHVSAKDAASGREQKIRIEASSGLKEDEIQRMIRDAEIHKDEDKKRREASDIKNEADSMIFRAEKALADYKDKIPESLTQEIQERVEKVRTALKEEAPIEQIKAASEELSRHMQKIGEAMQPQAAAANAQGGPNINTEDLKKHSFSTKPPSGASGSSNDNIEEADVEIVDKPES from the coding sequence ATGAGCGAACAAAAAAAATCTAGTAAAATTATTGGTATTGACCTAGGGACAACGAACTCCTGCGTATCCGTAATGGAAGGAGGACAAGCTAAGGTCATTACATCCTCAGAAGGAACGCGAACAACTCCTTCTATCGTAGCTTTTAAAGGAAATGAAAAATTAGTAGGAATTCCTGCAAAACGTCAAGCAATAACCAATCCTGAGAAAACATTGGCATCGACAAAACGTTTTATTGGAAGAAAATACTCAGAAGTAGAATCCGAAATCAAAACTGTCCCTTACAAAGTAACTTCAGGTAAGCAAGGGGATGCTGTCTTCGATGTGGATGGACGCCTCTACACCCCTGAAGAAATTGGTGCTCAGGTACTCATTAAAATGAAAGAAACTGCTGAAGCCTATCTAGGAGAACCTGTTTCTGAAGCAGTAATTACCGTGCCCGCATATTTCAATGACGCTCAACGAGCCTCTACAAAAGACGCAGGACGTATTGCTGGTCTAGAAGTTAAACGTATCATTCCTGAACCTACAGCAGCGGCCCTTGCTTACGGGATCGATAAAGCAGGAGACAAAAAAATTGCCGTATTTGACTTAGGAGGAGGAACCTTTGATATTTCTATCCTAGAAATCGGCGACGGAGTCTTCGAAGTTCTATCCACAAACGGAGATACCCACTTAGGAGGAGATGACTTTGATAATGTCATTATAAAATGGATGATCTCCGAATTCCAAAAACAAGAAGGTATCGATCTAAGCAAAGACAATATGGCCCTCCAAAGACTCAAAGATGCCGCAGAAAAAGCAAAAATTGAGCTCTCTGGAATGTCTTCAACAGAAATTAACCAACCATTTATTACTATGGATGCGAGCGGACCCAAACACCTCGCCTTAACTCTAACACGAGCACAATTTGAAAAACTTGCTGCAGATCTTATTGAACGAACAAAAGCTCCCTGCATGAAAGCTTTACAGGATGCAAAACTTTCTGCAAGCGACATTGATGATGTTTTACTCGTTGGTGGTATGTCACGCATGCCTGCTGTTCAAGTAGTCGTAAAAGAAATTTTCGGAAAAGAACCGAACAAAAGTGTTAATCCCGATGAAGTCGTAGCTATCGGAGCTGCAATTCAAGGAGGCGTACTCGGTGGGGAAGTCAAAGATGTCCTCCTTTTAGACGTCATTCCTTTATCCTTAGGTATTGAAACTCTGGGCGGAGTCATGACGCCTCTTGTAGAGAGAAATACAACAATTCCTACTCAGAAAAAACAAATTTTCTCTACAGCGACAGATAATCAACCTGCAGTAACTATCGTCGTTCTGCAAGGGGAAAGACCCATGGCAAAAGATAATAAAGAAATCGGAAGATTTGATCTTACCGATATTCCACCAGCACCTCGAGGGCATCCACAAATTGAGGTAACCTTCGATATTGATGCTAACGGAATCCTCCATGTATCTGCAAAAGACGCTGCAAGCGGTCGAGAACAAAAAATCCGTATTGAAGCTAGCTCAGGATTAAAAGAAGATGAAATTCAAAGAATGATCCGTGATGCTGAAATCCATAAAGACGAAGATAAAAAACGACGCGAGGCTTCCGATATAAAAAATGAAGCCGACAGCATGATCTTCAGAGCTGAAAAAGCACTAGCCGATTACAAAGATAAAATCCCAGAGTCCCTCACTCAAGAAATTCAAGAACGCGTAGAAAAAGTGCGTACAGCTCTTAAAGAAGAGGCGCCTATAGAACAAATCAAAGCAGCTTCTGAAGAACTCAGCCGACACATGCAAAAAATTGGAGAAGCTATGCAACCCCAAGCAGCAGCGGCAAATGCCCAAGGAGGACCTAACATTAATACTGAAGACTTGAAAAAGCATAGTTTCAGTACAAAACCTCCTTCAGGAGCCTCTGGATCTTCTAATGACAACATTGAAGAAGCTGATGTAGAAATCGTAGATAAACCCGAAAGTTAA
- the hrcA gene encoding heat-inducible transcriptional repressor HrcA, translating into MSRSRVSKRDSKILYILLTTTELYLKTGQPVGSKTLKEHECSNLSTATIRNYFSELEAEGFLKKNHVSGGRIPTDLAFRYYVDHCATCCSEELPEATTQLLNQLPDESRNIVKDLQKASEILGEALQLPICFSSPRFENDTVTNIQLTQIDEQRLVVILSTEFGQVFTDTLWLPEVVPPASLKRIEIFLQTHIRKLPFPKESISQKEEDLGMILYNEIVIRYLTRHCNFSEEDLYQTGLSKLLQYESFKDPDMLALGLSFFENRRHMSKLLDIGMHRDRPTAFIGSELSDIFGTPNPQCTVITTPYYMNRTPLGAFGVLGPMNLPYKEIYATLTMFADKIKASLTQSFYKFKLSFRRPCPSDPKLSNDPILLARYSSIKLLPPKETP; encoded by the coding sequence ATGTCTAGATCACGGGTATCTAAACGAGATTCTAAGATTCTTTATATACTCTTAACAACAACAGAACTGTATCTCAAAACAGGACAGCCTGTTGGGTCAAAAACACTTAAAGAACACGAATGTTCCAATCTAAGCACGGCTACCATTCGTAATTATTTCTCAGAATTAGAAGCTGAAGGCTTCCTAAAGAAAAATCATGTTTCTGGAGGACGCATCCCCACAGACTTAGCCTTTCGTTACTACGTAGATCACTGTGCAACATGTTGCTCGGAAGAATTGCCTGAAGCCACGACCCAACTGCTCAATCAGCTGCCCGATGAAAGTCGAAATATCGTCAAAGATTTGCAAAAAGCTTCTGAGATATTAGGAGAAGCTCTCCAATTGCCCATCTGTTTTTCTTCCCCAAGGTTTGAAAATGATACGGTAACCAATATTCAATTAACCCAAATCGATGAACAACGTTTGGTGGTTATTCTCTCTACAGAATTTGGACAAGTATTTACCGATACCTTGTGGTTGCCGGAAGTCGTGCCACCTGCTTCTTTAAAACGAATTGAAATTTTTCTACAAACGCATATCCGAAAGCTTCCTTTCCCTAAAGAATCCATATCACAAAAAGAAGAAGATCTCGGAATGATTTTATACAATGAAATTGTCATTCGCTACCTAACACGCCATTGCAATTTTAGTGAGGAAGATCTCTACCAAACAGGATTATCCAAACTTCTCCAATATGAATCCTTCAAAGATCCTGATATGCTTGCCCTGGGGCTATCCTTTTTTGAAAATCGTCGCCACATGAGTAAGCTACTAGATATCGGTATGCACAGAGACCGTCCCACAGCTTTCATAGGCAGCGAACTCTCTGACATTTTTGGGACTCCCAATCCTCAATGCACGGTCATCACGACACCTTACTATATGAATCGCACTCCCTTGGGAGCATTTGGTGTTCTCGGCCCTATGAACCTCCCCTATAAAGAAATTTATGCCACCCTAACTATGTTTGCAGACAAGATCAAAGCTAGCCTAACACAAAGCTTTTACAAATTTAAATTATCCTTTAGAAGACCTTGTCCGTCCGATCCTAAGCTCTCTAATGACCCCATACTATTGGCAAGATATTCTTCTATTAAATTATTACCCCCTAAGGAGACACCATGA